One Spirochaeta africana DSM 8902 genomic window carries:
- a CDS encoding dihydroneopterin aldolase has product MLAIQIENIRLRCIVGVYPRERYRRQPLRIDLRLLYADTAIIRQDDIAVGMDYAHITRDVQRWASEGRFQTIEALAGSLAHRLGSDYPQIAEVQITIRKPRALSGRAVAGVVYSWQPATD; this is encoded by the coding sequence ATGCTGGCAATTCAGATTGAGAATATCCGCTTGCGGTGTATAGTCGGGGTGTACCCCCGTGAACGGTACCGCCGGCAGCCGCTGCGGATTGATCTGCGGCTGCTGTATGCCGATACCGCAATCATCCGCCAGGACGACATTGCGGTCGGGATGGATTATGCGCATATCACCCGGGATGTGCAGCGCTGGGCATCGGAGGGCCGGTTCCAGACGATCGAGGCTCTGGCCGGTTCGCTGGCCCACCGACTGGGCAGCGACTACCCGCAGATTGCGGAGGTACAGATTACCATCCGCAAACCGCGTGCCCTGTCTGGTCGTGCGGTGGCCGGGGTCGTGTATAGCTGGCAGCCGGCCACTGATTAA
- the dcd gene encoding dCTP deaminase, with amino-acid sequence MILSGKEIRRRLGQDIHIDPFNEDQVNPNSYNLSLHNELLVYQEHELDMKRNNLSRRIEIPEDGLLLEPNRLYLGRTREYTETRNLVPMLEGRSSIGRLGLFVHITAGFGDVGFKGFWTLEIFCVQPIRIYAGVEIAQVFYHTIEGDYDTYRSGKYQNNHDIQHSMLYKDFERKSR; translated from the coding sequence ATGATTCTATCAGGTAAAGAGATTCGGCGCCGTCTTGGGCAGGACATACATATCGACCCCTTTAACGAAGATCAGGTCAACCCGAACAGCTACAACCTTTCGTTGCATAACGAGCTGCTGGTGTATCAGGAGCATGAGCTGGACATGAAGCGCAACAACCTCAGCCGCAGGATTGAAATTCCCGAAGATGGGCTGTTGCTGGAGCCGAATCGCCTCTATCTTGGCCGCACACGCGAGTATACCGAAACCCGCAACCTGGTGCCGATGCTTGAAGGGCGCTCATCGATTGGCCGACTTGGTCTGTTCGTGCATATTACCGCAGGTTTTGGTGATGTCGGTTTCAAGGGGTTCTGGACGCTTGAGATTTTCTGCGTGCAGCCTATCAGAATCTATGCCGGCGTAGAGATCGCCCAGGTATTTTACCATACGATTGAGGGGGATTACGACACCTATCGCAGCGGCAAGTACCAGAACAACCATGATATCCAGCATTCGATGTTGTACAAGGATTTCGAGCGGAAATCCCGCTAA
- a CDS encoding TIGR03546 family protein, translating into MVISSIARVLAALYSNKRPGEIAAAVALGVWAALIPGASLLFWLVFLLIFFVKVNQAIALLTLGLGSLATQLLDPLLHDIGYRVLTTDALYALWSDLYALPLLPLSRFNNTVVMGGFITGLAIFPLVFLATKSLVVPLRTRVVPGIASSTWAQKIYKSPKVAKLIRAVHKWTVFYDTIGG; encoded by the coding sequence ATGGTTATTTCGAGTATTGCCCGTGTACTGGCGGCATTGTATTCCAACAAACGGCCCGGCGAGATTGCGGCTGCGGTAGCACTGGGGGTATGGGCAGCCTTGATTCCCGGGGCGTCACTGCTGTTCTGGTTGGTGTTCCTGCTGATTTTCTTTGTAAAGGTGAACCAGGCGATTGCGCTGCTCACCCTCGGGCTTGGTTCTCTGGCGACACAGCTGCTGGATCCCCTTCTCCATGACATCGGGTACCGCGTTCTGACCACTGATGCCCTGTATGCCCTGTGGAGCGACCTGTACGCCCTGCCCCTGCTCCCATTAAGTCGCTTTAACAATACCGTGGTAATGGGGGGATTTATTACCGGACTGGCCATCTTTCCATTGGTGTTTCTGGCGACAAAATCGCTGGTAGTGCCGCTGCGCACCCGGGTAGTCCCCGGGATTGCATCCAGCACCTGGGCACAAAAGATCTATAAATCCCCCAAGGTCGCCAAGCTGATCCGCGCTGTGCACAAGTGGACTGTATTTTATGACACTATCGGAGGCTGA
- the argA gene encoding amino-acid N-acetyltransferase: MAVHLIRDIFAYADRFQGSVFVIQIDYDVIAHPSFPVVLQDLVLLHQIGIRVVLVPGARRHIDQVLERYGISCPTVQGVRVSRPEAIPFIKMAAFDAANRVMTLLSRHRVTGIIGNWVRSRGLGVINGVDYEESGKVDRISIDLIEAVLDDGLVPIFPCIGWSSTGKPYNISSLELAARLAADLGAAKLFYLAGFEGLTRETLQIPEDFLLDSSGRISRLYPDQAMQLLQNNPQCDQYIASMIECSVNACRAGVERAHIVDGRRDGVILEEVFTNQGVGTMIHKAPFESLRAMTDEDVPAVIRLMQPAMEKGILVQRSAEDLQQQLSDYVVYAADEQIVGCGALHRWGEDCAEIAALAADTDKPYEGVGERLLQYLLEKARSIGCRTVFVLTTQTADWFARFGFEHADIDHLPPQRRESYNPQRRSRVLLHHLKD; encoded by the coding sequence ATGGCTGTGCATTTGATTCGCGACATTTTCGCCTATGCTGATCGTTTTCAGGGTTCGGTATTTGTAATCCAGATTGACTATGACGTTATTGCCCACCCCTCGTTTCCGGTGGTACTGCAGGATCTGGTGCTGCTGCACCAGATCGGCATACGCGTGGTGCTGGTCCCCGGTGCACGCCGACACATCGATCAGGTTCTGGAGCGCTACGGTATTTCCTGTCCGACGGTGCAGGGGGTCAGGGTTAGCCGTCCAGAGGCAATCCCGTTTATCAAGATGGCTGCTTTCGATGCCGCAAATCGTGTCATGACCTTGCTCAGTCGGCATCGGGTAACCGGGATTATCGGTAACTGGGTCCGCAGCCGCGGGTTGGGGGTTATTAACGGTGTTGACTACGAGGAATCCGGCAAGGTCGATCGCATCAGTATCGACCTGATCGAGGCAGTGCTGGATGACGGACTGGTGCCGATCTTTCCCTGTATCGGATGGAGCTCCACCGGCAAACCCTATAACATATCGAGCCTGGAGCTCGCCGCCAGACTGGCTGCCGACCTGGGGGCGGCCAAGCTTTTCTATCTGGCAGGCTTCGAGGGGCTAACGCGCGAAACTCTGCAGATCCCGGAGGATTTTTTACTCGACAGCTCCGGGCGCATCTCGCGGCTGTATCCGGATCAGGCGATGCAGCTGCTGCAGAACAACCCGCAATGTGATCAGTATATCGCCTCCATGATCGAGTGCTCGGTGAATGCCTGTCGCGCCGGGGTTGAGCGTGCTCATATCGTGGATGGTCGTCGTGACGGAGTTATTCTCGAGGAGGTGTTTACCAACCAGGGTGTGGGCACCATGATTCACAAGGCCCCGTTCGAGAGTTTACGAGCCATGACCGATGAGGACGTGCCGGCCGTTATCAGGCTGATGCAGCCGGCAATGGAGAAGGGGATCCTGGTACAGCGTTCAGCCGAGGATCTGCAGCAGCAGTTGAGTGACTATGTGGTGTATGCCGCCGATGAACAGATTGTAGGCTGCGGGGCACTGCACCGCTGGGGCGAAGACTGTGCCGAGATCGCTGCCCTTGCTGCCGACACCGATAAACCGTATGAGGGGGTCGGGGAGCGGCTGCTGCAGTATCTGCTGGAGAAGGCCCGGTCGATCGGCTGTCGTACGGTGTTTGTGCTGACTACCCAGACCGCTGACTGGTTTGCCCGGTTCGGATTCGAGCATGCAGATATCGATCATCTGCCGCCTCAGCGCCGGGAGAGTTATAACCCGCAGCGTCGCAGCCGGGTACTGCTGCATCACCTCAAGGATTGA